A region from the Leptospira venezuelensis genome encodes:
- a CDS encoding ATP-dependent Clp protease proteolytic subunit produces the protein MTDTLVEPIQFPGLRMEDNQLKERKIFLWGQVDDSSAKYVVERLLYLSNQDPEKDITLVINSPGGANTSGMSILDTMDLIPNDVSTVCMGLAASFGALLLLSGTKGKRFAFPHSRIMLHQPHVPGTYQAKATDIGIFASMIERDKKEINRIVSERTGQPLEVVERDTDRDLWLTPTEAQIYGVIDGVLENWK, from the coding sequence ATGACTGATACTTTAGTAGAACCAATCCAATTTCCAGGACTCCGTATGGAGGATAACCAACTCAAAGAAAGAAAAATTTTTCTTTGGGGCCAAGTAGATGATTCTTCTGCAAAATATGTAGTGGAACGTTTATTATATCTTTCTAATCAAGATCCGGAAAAGGATATCACTCTCGTGATCAATAGCCCTGGAGGTGCAAACACTTCCGGCATGTCTATTTTGGACACTATGGATTTGATTCCAAATGATGTGAGTACAGTCTGTATGGGACTCGCTGCGAGTTTTGGCGCACTACTGCTCCTTTCAGGGACAAAAGGAAAAAGATTCGCATTCCCACATAGCAGGATAATGTTACACCAACCTCATGTTCCTGGAACTTACCAGGCAAAGGCAACTGATATTGGTATTTTTGCTTCTATGATCGAAAGAGATAAGAAGGAGATCAATCGTATCGTTTCCGAAAGAACTGGCCAACCTTTGGAAGTCGTGGAACGAGATACGGACAGAGATCTATGGCTTACTCCAACTGAGGCACAAATTTACGGAGTAATCGACGGAGTTTTGGAGAACTGGAAATAA
- a CDS encoding RNA polymerase sigma factor, with the protein MRDFKVLVTEASKGEEPAWTELMTRFEKYVSSQANKRIRDQSKAEDLSQEVFLEAWKVLPTLRQPEAFPFLLRRLVLKHSDRILRKKDLLGTELNPEITKAAPRSGDTWRTEVLEALEELPNEEKQLLNLRYFGEMSYEEITEKTGIPIGNLKNRLRRSRELLRRQLLNKSDRKDWLEVLHGPMAIAS; encoded by the coding sequence ATGCGCGATTTTAAAGTACTAGTCACAGAAGCTTCCAAAGGAGAAGAACCGGCCTGGACGGAGTTGATGACCCGTTTCGAAAAATACGTAAGTAGTCAGGCTAACAAAAGGATCAGAGATCAATCCAAAGCGGAAGATCTAAGCCAAGAAGTATTTCTAGAAGCCTGGAAAGTTCTTCCGACGCTACGCCAGCCGGAGGCATTCCCGTTCTTACTCAGAAGGTTGGTTCTGAAACATTCGGATCGTATCTTAAGAAAAAAAGATCTACTTGGGACGGAACTAAATCCTGAGATCACTAAGGCTGCTCCTCGTTCTGGAGATACATGGAGAACAGAAGTTTTAGAGGCATTAGAAGAACTCCCTAATGAAGAGAAACAACTTCTGAACCTTAGGTATTTTGGTGAGATGAGCTACGAAGAAATCACCGAAAAAACAGGGATCCCAATTGGCAATTTGAAGAACCGTTTAAGAAGAAGTAGAGAATTATTGCGCAGACAACTTTTGAATAAATCTGACAGAAAAGATTGGTTGGAAGTCCTACATGGACCTATGGCAATCGCTTCCTAA
- a CDS encoding YqjF family protein, which yields MRINSEHRPWPVPKASWRMKQIWHDLLFIHWPVPVSMIRAFVPKRLEIDTFENQTWIGVVPFHMSGIRMRGLPVMPIASRFPEINVRVYVTLDGKPGVYFFSLDAESWLAVKVARAFYHLPYYLANFEVTEEENRIHYLSQRKSVNHNFRFQAEYEPISDVYLAKKGSLDYWLTERYCLYANNRNSLYRCEILHEPWPLQRANANIFENTMTNIEGIRLPDIKPLFHFSKKIEVLTWGLEKV from the coding sequence ATGAGAATCAACTCAGAACATAGACCTTGGCCAGTTCCTAAAGCAAGTTGGAGAATGAAACAGATCTGGCATGATCTATTATTTATTCATTGGCCTGTACCGGTTTCTATGATCCGAGCCTTCGTTCCCAAACGGTTAGAAATTGATACATTTGAAAATCAAACTTGGATTGGAGTAGTGCCATTCCATATGAGTGGGATCCGAATGAGAGGTTTGCCAGTAATGCCAATCGCCTCTCGTTTTCCCGAGATCAATGTTAGAGTATATGTTACTTTGGATGGAAAGCCCGGAGTATATTTTTTTAGTTTAGATGCGGAAAGTTGGTTAGCGGTGAAGGTTGCGAGGGCATTCTATCATCTTCCTTACTACCTGGCGAATTTCGAGGTTACTGAAGAAGAAAATAGAATTCATTATTTATCTCAGAGAAAATCTGTGAATCATAATTTTCGTTTTCAGGCAGAATATGAACCAATATCAGATGTCTATCTGGCTAAGAAAGGAAGTTTGGATTATTGGTTAACCGAAAGGTATTGTTTATATGCGAATAATAGAAATTCTTTATATAGATGTGAGATTTTGCACGAGCCTTGGCCTTTACAGAGAGCAAATGCAAATATCTTTGAAAACACAATGACGAATATAGAAGGAATACGACTCCCGGATATAAAACCTTTATTTCATTTTTCTAAAAAAATAGAAGTGCTGACATGGGGATTAGAAAAAGTTTAG
- a CDS encoding NTP transferase domain-containing protein encodes MKAFFPCAGFGTRMGEWTKTLPKPLLRINNIPLIYYSLFQAKSWGVTDGLLNLHYFGEKIQEELKGFKDFQLHFSFETPEILGTGGGIRTGIEKFWSRQDNFLVLNPDFILFPEPGFNPWPSKEEQERFDCILYLSKIPENATYTGLSLQDDLVRFEAGGYFYLGLSWMKAESLCDLDPNKPYDLADTFRKLSAQNRLGGKIFPGTFLDLGEKQFYENYKNADFSDRLSADWPEFKKRNSP; translated from the coding sequence ATGAAAGCGTTCTTTCCATGTGCAGGTTTCGGGACCAGAATGGGGGAATGGACAAAAACTCTTCCGAAACCTCTTTTAAGAATAAATAATATTCCTCTCATCTATTATTCCCTATTCCAAGCCAAATCTTGGGGAGTAACTGACGGACTTCTTAACCTACATTATTTCGGAGAGAAGATACAAGAAGAACTAAAAGGTTTTAAAGACTTTCAGTTACACTTTTCCTTCGAAACTCCCGAAATTTTGGGAACCGGGGGAGGAATTCGCACTGGGATCGAAAAATTCTGGAGTCGTCAGGATAATTTCTTAGTTTTAAATCCTGATTTTATTCTTTTCCCGGAACCAGGCTTTAATCCTTGGCCGAGTAAAGAAGAGCAGGAAAGATTTGATTGTATATTATATTTATCTAAAATTCCAGAAAATGCAACTTACACGGGATTAAGCTTGCAGGATGATTTGGTGAGATTTGAAGCTGGGGGATATTTTTATCTGGGACTTTCCTGGATGAAAGCTGAATCCCTTTGCGATCTGGACCCGAATAAACCTTATGATCTTGCAGACACATTCCGTAAACTTTCCGCTCAAAATCGACTCGGTGGAAAAATTTTCCCGGGCACATTTTTGGACCTTGGAGAAAAACAGTTCTATGAGAATTATAAGAATGCTGATTTTTCGGACAGACTTTCCGCAGATTGGCCGGAGTTCAAAAAGAGAAATTCTCCCTAA